One Leptolyngbya ohadii IS1 genomic window carries:
- a CDS encoding glycoside hydrolase family 65 protein gives MSTDQSADRSTNQSTDKSTDKFADAFNSDTASLTPDPPEAWNVVFDGYDPEDEGHREALCALGNGCFVTRGAAIDATADDIHYPGTYRAGLYDRATTVIEGESSDDTTIPNLPNWLPLTFRINGREWFSIDRVNILSYRQTLDLKSAILHREVQFQDAQGQQTTLREQRFVSMAQPHLAAIQLAITAENWSGELEIRSAIDGRVNNTNVKRYKPFNPQHLEPIDTGTAEPEGVWLTVRTQQSRIEISLAARTRVTIADQSVDAVQTVDREDQYIAERLKFPVETGAIVQVEKIVAIYTSRDFAISESATAAQEAVLEAPDFAQLRAEHQSLWKRLWLRCDVGIEPIENLRGLRLNIFHTLQTISPHTADLDAGVPARGWHGEDYRGHIFWDETFVLPFLVCRFPEIARSMLLYRYRRLRAAKMLARQQGYQGAMYPWRSAGTGREETPRFQFNLQSERWMRDHTNLQRHVNAIIACNLWRYYNFTNDLSFIEDYGAEMMVEIARFWASIATHNPDLDRYEIHRVVGPDEYHTAYPDADQPGINNNTYTNVMAAWTLSRTREMLDLLPPSIQAEIRDRLHLSQEELEHWDTISRKMQVVFHADGILSQYEGFDALKPFDAQAFEDESVNLILEEKGDDVNHYRVSKQADTAMLFFLLPEHELLPLMERLGYPFDRTQTKKTIDYHLQHTVHESSLSRLVYAGALAQCDPEQSWHFFKETLFADLSGGSSGEAKNGIHLGAMAGTVHLLQHQYLGLRIHDHRICFDPSLPKALCQFRMTFEFRDNDLEIEVVNCQLKITASSSNLSPIKVDCKGDIQTVQPGKTVTFALSDRDTIG, from the coding sequence ATGTCTACTGATCAGTCCGCCGATCGATCCACCAATCAATCTACTGATAAGTCTACAGATAAATTCGCCGACGCCTTCAATTCCGACACCGCTTCCCTCACGCCCGACCCGCCGGAAGCCTGGAACGTGGTGTTTGACGGGTACGACCCAGAGGACGAAGGACACCGGGAAGCCCTCTGCGCGTTGGGCAACGGCTGTTTTGTCACCCGTGGGGCGGCGATCGATGCAACTGCCGACGACATTCACTATCCCGGCACCTATCGCGCAGGGTTATACGATCGGGCAACGACTGTAATCGAGGGAGAATCATCCGACGATACAACAATCCCGAATTTGCCCAACTGGCTGCCGCTCACCTTCCGAATCAACGGCAGGGAATGGTTTTCGATCGATCGAGTTAACATTCTCAGCTATCGCCAGACCCTCGATCTGAAGTCAGCAATCCTGCATCGAGAGGTTCAATTTCAGGATGCTCAGGGACAGCAAACGACGCTTCGTGAGCAGCGATTTGTCAGCATGGCACAGCCCCATCTGGCAGCGATTCAGTTGGCTATTACGGCGGAGAACTGGTCAGGGGAACTGGAGATTCGTTCGGCGATCGACGGTCGGGTCAACAACACCAACGTTAAGCGCTACAAACCCTTTAATCCCCAGCATCTAGAGCCAATCGACACCGGAACCGCAGAACCAGAGGGAGTTTGGCTGACGGTACGAACCCAGCAATCCCGGATTGAGATTTCCCTGGCGGCGCGAACTCGTGTGACGATTGCCGATCAATCAGTCGATGCCGTTCAAACCGTAGATCGGGAAGACCAGTATATTGCCGAGCGGCTGAAGTTTCCCGTGGAGACCGGGGCGATCGTTCAGGTCGAAAAAATTGTGGCAATTTACACCTCTCGCGACTTTGCTATCAGTGAAAGCGCAACTGCTGCCCAGGAAGCCGTTCTGGAAGCACCCGATTTTGCCCAACTGCGAGCGGAGCATCAATCCCTGTGGAAGCGGCTCTGGCTGCGGTGCGATGTGGGTATTGAGCCAATTGAAAATCTGCGAGGACTGCGGCTCAACATTTTCCATACGCTGCAAACCATTTCGCCCCACACTGCCGACCTGGATGCGGGCGTTCCGGCGCGGGGATGGCACGGAGAAGACTATCGCGGGCATATCTTCTGGGACGAAACCTTTGTGCTGCCCTTTCTGGTGTGCCGCTTTCCAGAAATTGCGCGATCGATGCTGCTCTACCGCTACCGTCGCCTCCGGGCTGCTAAAATGCTGGCGCGTCAGCAAGGCTATCAAGGGGCAATGTATCCCTGGCGCAGTGCCGGTACAGGACGGGAAGAAACGCCACGCTTTCAGTTCAATCTTCAGTCGGAACGCTGGATGCGCGACCACACGAACTTGCAGCGTCACGTCAATGCCATTATTGCCTGCAATCTGTGGCGCTATTACAACTTCACCAATGACCTGTCCTTTATCGAAGACTACGGTGCAGAAATGATGGTGGAAATTGCTCGCTTCTGGGCAAGTATCGCCACTCACAATCCAGACCTCGATCGCTATGAAATCCACCGCGTTGTGGGTCCCGATGAGTATCACACCGCCTATCCCGATGCAGATCAACCCGGCATCAACAACAACACCTACACCAACGTCATGGCAGCCTGGACGCTCAGCCGCACCAGGGAAATGCTCGACCTTTTGCCGCCCTCGATTCAGGCAGAAATCCGCGATCGCCTGCATCTCAGTCAGGAAGAACTCGAACATTGGGATACGATCAGCCGCAAAATGCAGGTTGTGTTTCACGCAGACGGCATTCTCAGCCAGTACGAGGGGTTTGATGCCCTGAAGCCCTTTGACGCACAAGCCTTTGAGGATGAAAGCGTGAATCTGATTCTGGAGGAAAAAGGGGATGACGTGAATCACTATCGGGTTTCTAAACAAGCCGATACCGCGATGCTGTTCTTCCTGCTGCCAGAGCATGAGCTATTGCCGCTGATGGAACGGTTAGGCTATCCCTTCGATCGCACCCAAACCAAAAAAACGATCGACTATCACCTGCAACACACCGTCCATGAATCCAGCCTATCTCGATTGGTTTACGCTGGAGCGTTAGCGCAGTGCGATCCAGAGCAGTCATGGCATTTCTTCAAGGAAACCCTCTTTGCCGATCTATCAGGCGGCAGCAGCGGCGAGGCAAAAAACGGAATTCATCTGGGAGCGATGGCAGGAACCGTCCATTTGCTTCAGCATCAATATCTGGGACTGCGAATTCACGATCACCGCATCTGCTTTGATCCATCTTTGCCGAAAGCGCTCTGCCAGTTTCGTATGACCTTCGAGTTTCGCGACAATGATCTAGAAATTGAAGTCGTGAATTGCCAGCTTAAAATCACCGCCTCTTCGTCAAACCTGTCACCGATCAAAGTGGACTGCAAAGGCGATATCCAGACCGTGCAGCCAGGTAAAACCGTGACGTTTGCGCTGTCTGACCGTGATACGATCGGTTAA
- a CDS encoding RNA recognition motif domain-containing protein: MDGFTVKVSELPFKTTEEDLRKELQKLFSPYGEIKITFTDEGGDQSRTAAVQLKNEETAVRAVKELRGERVQGALFRIDIDRLRRKRIQPPP; this comes from the coding sequence ATGGATGGTTTTACAGTGAAAGTTTCAGAGCTACCTTTTAAAACAACTGAAGAAGATTTACGAAAAGAGTTACAAAAGCTTTTCTCACCCTATGGGGAGATAAAAATAACTTTCACAGATGAGGGTGGGGATCAAAGTCGTACAGCAGCAGTCCAGCTAAAAAACGAGGAAACCGCAGTCCGAGCTGTTAAAGAATTGCGCGGAGAGCGTGTACAGGGTGCACTTTTTAGAATTGATATCGATAGGCTGCGTCGTAAACGCATTCAACCACCTCCGTAG